In one window of Alkalicoccobacillus plakortidis DNA:
- a CDS encoding sensor histidine kinase has translation MDKRYMSFVFKLAMFLLISVFLTSLAIAGLYFSYRMTSSLGYVNLFDRIAVASGETISFYVDQFFDLVFILFLLGILISFLMISHRYIRYFVKIEKDLDQMVSGQLTQRVEVKDNHEFGQLARQVNQLVEKLEKTVYEERVAEQSKTELITNVSHDLRTPLTSIMGYLNLIERDQYKDEVTLRYYTEIAYEKTKQMNTMVNDLFEYIRTKNPKLILNKAHIDLKEVINQLASHFYLQMKDAKLNLRLHLPDEEVKQLVDGEKLSRVFENIISNAIKYGSDAPFIDLTLSREPKGSIIEVRNYGEPISQSELPFIFERFYRVDQSRSKDTGGSGLGLAIAKNIIELHGGSIRVTSDQAGTAFTVTLPNIVEKTYEKALKD, from the coding sequence TTGGATAAGCGCTACATGAGTTTTGTCTTTAAATTAGCAATGTTTTTGCTGATAAGTGTTTTTCTAACTAGCTTGGCCATTGCTGGTCTTTACTTTAGTTATCGGATGACTTCTTCTTTAGGATATGTAAATCTATTTGATCGAATTGCTGTGGCTTCCGGCGAAACAATATCCTTTTATGTAGATCAATTCTTTGATCTGGTCTTTATTTTATTTTTACTAGGTATTCTAATCAGTTTTCTGATGATCAGCCATAGGTATATCCGTTATTTTGTTAAGATTGAGAAAGATTTAGATCAAATGGTCAGTGGACAACTTACTCAACGAGTAGAAGTTAAAGACAATCATGAGTTTGGTCAATTGGCTAGGCAGGTGAATCAGTTAGTTGAAAAGCTTGAGAAAACAGTTTATGAAGAGAGAGTTGCTGAACAATCGAAAACAGAACTCATTACAAATGTCTCTCATGATCTACGAACACCGCTCACTTCAATTATGGGATACCTCAATTTGATTGAAAGGGATCAATATAAAGACGAAGTCACGTTACGCTATTATACGGAAATTGCATATGAAAAAACAAAACAAATGAACACAATGGTGAATGATTTATTTGAATATATTCGTACTAAAAACCCAAAATTGATTCTGAATAAAGCGCATATAGACCTGAAGGAAGTCATTAACCAGTTAGCATCACATTTTTACCTTCAAATGAAGGATGCAAAATTAAATCTCAGGTTGCACCTTCCGGATGAAGAAGTGAAGCAGCTTGTAGATGGAGAAAAGCTTTCAAGAGTCTTCGAGAATATCATTAGTAATGCGATCAAGTATGGATCAGACGCTCCATTTATTGATCTTACTTTAAGTCGTGAACCTAAGGGATCCATAATTGAAGTTCGAAATTATGGAGAGCCTATTTCACAATCTGAGCTTCCGTTTATATTTGAAAGGTTCTATCGAGTTGATCAATCACGCTCTAAAGACACAGGTGGTTCCGGTTTAGGCCTGGCTATTGCAAAGAATATTATTGAATTACATGGGGGATCCATTCGAGTGACAAGTGATCAGGCAGGAACAGCTTTTACTGTAACACTCCCTAATATCGTAGAAAAAACATATGAGAAGGCTCTTAAGGATTAA
- a CDS encoding DinB family protein, which produces MRDLKTLHKMQPVTDILFAAIEENYQRLRLIVEGMNQQLLDFKGSTGTENSIAQLIKHLSYVDILWLYRFKDERLPEHLEIKYGPMLDLTGEIPLISEVSLHVLLEEYDQVIIELKDFCLRLSDSELERIVDYDGEQVTIRLGLWHLADHSRYHQAHINMLKKQYK; this is translated from the coding sequence ATGAGGGATCTAAAAACATTGCACAAAATGCAACCAGTAACGGATATTCTGTTTGCGGCTATTGAAGAAAATTATCAAAGGCTTCGATTAATTGTTGAGGGAATGAACCAACAGCTACTAGATTTTAAAGGAAGCACTGGAACAGAGAATAGTATAGCTCAACTAATTAAACATCTATCCTATGTTGATATTCTTTGGCTATATCGATTTAAAGATGAGAGACTACCCGAACATCTCGAAATAAAGTATGGTCCAATGTTAGATCTTACTGGAGAAATACCACTTATTTCAGAAGTGTCGCTTCATGTTTTATTAGAAGAGTATGATCAGGTTATTATCGAACTAAAGGACTTCTGTCTGAGATTATCAGATTCAGAATTAGAAAGAATAGTTGATTATGATGGGGAACAAGTAACTATCCGCTTGGGGCTCTGGCATCTCGCCGACCACAGCAGATACCACCAAGCGCATATCAATATGCTGAAGAAGCAGTATAAGTAA
- a CDS encoding CdaR family protein, whose translation MDRLFNSHWFVRVIAFFVALMLFAMVNQDNLGNQPSVLPTISNSSYTLEEVELQVNYNEDEFVLTDAPSTVQINLSGSRSALAYFQMMRPAYEVFVDATELEEGTHRAQIQYRGFPSELSVSVTPTTANIELQEIQTSSFPVQVDLINTDNVEEGYTVGTPIVTPINVDVTNAREWLSYVESAKVFVDMDGADGTVEDEYPVHIYNSDGLELEMDSNPNFVSVRVPVTSPNKMVPVNIKRTGKLKAGLSIENIELEPGDVTVYGPSDYIENLESLGGVEIDLSKIDESTTVELEIPVPEGAERVEPESISVDVTVGEEEERELSSVPLTIMGTSDDKTAVFQTEQPALINVTAFGTEDQLNRMSTSDFQAYVDISEASAGNKELPIEFNGPQNIRFETEDSDALLTITDESE comes from the coding sequence ATGGATAGGTTGTTCAATAGCCATTGGTTTGTACGCGTCATCGCTTTTTTTGTAGCGTTAATGCTATTTGCCATGGTCAACCAGGACAACCTTGGCAATCAGCCGAGTGTGCTGCCGACCATTAGCAACAGCTCTTATACACTTGAAGAAGTTGAATTACAGGTCAATTATAATGAGGATGAGTTTGTCTTAACAGATGCCCCGTCTACGGTTCAAATTAACCTAAGTGGGTCAAGAAGTGCACTTGCGTACTTTCAGATGATGAGACCAGCTTATGAAGTGTTTGTCGATGCAACCGAGCTTGAAGAAGGTACACATCGTGCCCAGATTCAATACCGTGGATTTCCGAGTGAACTATCGGTTTCGGTCACACCAACTACCGCAAACATTGAGCTTCAGGAAATCCAGACCTCTTCTTTCCCGGTTCAGGTTGATCTAATTAATACGGATAATGTGGAAGAAGGCTATACAGTTGGAACCCCCATTGTAACGCCAATTAATGTTGATGTTACAAATGCCAGAGAGTGGCTCTCGTATGTCGAATCTGCAAAAGTATTTGTAGATATGGATGGTGCAGATGGTACAGTGGAAGACGAATATCCTGTACATATTTATAACTCTGATGGTTTAGAGCTTGAGATGGATTCAAATCCGAATTTTGTTTCGGTAAGAGTTCCAGTTACAAGCCCGAATAAAATGGTTCCCGTTAACATAAAACGCACAGGTAAACTTAAAGCTGGATTGAGCATTGAAAATATTGAGCTTGAACCAGGTGATGTTACCGTTTATGGGCCTAGTGATTATATTGAGAATCTGGAATCATTAGGTGGGGTTGAAATTGATCTTAGCAAAATTGACGAATCTACCACTGTAGAGCTTGAAATCCCGGTTCCAGAAGGGGCAGAGCGTGTGGAACCGGAATCCATCTCAGTAGATGTGACAGTTGGCGAAGAGGAAGAACGTGAACTTTCAAGTGTTCCGTTAACCATCATGGGAACATCTGATGATAAAACAGCTGTTTTTCAGACGGAACAGCCCGCTTTAATTAACGTGACTGCTTTTGGAACAGAGGATCAATTAAACCGTATGAGCACCTCTGACTTTCAGGCATATGTTGATATTAGTGAGGCATCTGCAGGGAATAAGGAATTGCCAATTGAATTTAATGGACCACAAAATATTCGATTTGAAACAGAAGACTCAGATGCATTACTGACAATAACGGATGAGTCGGAGTAG
- a CDS encoding DUF3139 domain-containing protein, with translation MIRLLKWGAILLFLFVILIPVSIWGYVSYQLNSIENQTIDQLLHEGYFDEEMMAVEGTFKYGLGFTAEVYFKDEPHVNYNYIKRGEEIINSGPYETLEAYSPEPKRFTQ, from the coding sequence ATGATTAGACTCTTAAAATGGGGAGCGATCTTGTTATTTTTATTCGTCATACTTATACCGGTAAGTATTTGGGGTTATGTGTCGTATCAACTCAACTCAATAGAAAACCAAACAATAGATCAACTGCTTCATGAAGGCTATTTTGATGAAGAAATGATGGCAGTAGAAGGAACATTTAAGTATGGGTTAGGTTTCACTGCAGAGGTCTATTTTAAAGACGAACCACACGTCAATTATAACTACATAAAAAGAGGTGAAGAGATCATTAATTCAGGTCCATATGAAACACTTGAAGCATATAGTCCAGAGCCCAAACGGTTTACGCAATGA
- the sigW gene encoding RNA polymerase sigma factor SigW, translated as MDTLIRKLIIEVKKGDTESFSELVELFKDKVYQVAYRMVGHPQEAQDVAQEAFLRAYTNLDKFDMNRKFSTWLFRIATNVAIDRLRKKKPDFHLEDKVKGTEGLTYESQLAADQELPEDQVVTLEMQEWIQSEINQLPLKYRSAIILKYMEDLSLKEISEILDMPISTVKTRIHRGREALRKRMRNV; from the coding sequence ATGGACACATTAATCAGGAAATTGATAATAGAAGTGAAAAAAGGGGATACAGAATCCTTTAGTGAACTTGTTGAGTTATTTAAAGACAAAGTTTATCAGGTAGCTTACCGGATGGTTGGTCATCCCCAGGAGGCGCAGGACGTGGCCCAAGAGGCTTTTTTACGTGCCTATACGAATCTTGATAAATTTGATATGAATCGCAAGTTTTCAACTTGGCTGTTTCGGATCGCAACAAATGTAGCGATTGATCGTCTCAGAAAGAAGAAGCCAGACTTTCATCTTGAGGATAAGGTGAAAGGAACGGAAGGTTTAACCTATGAGTCGCAGCTTGCAGCTGATCAAGAGCTGCCTGAGGATCAGGTGGTAACCTTGGAGATGCAGGAATGGATACAATCAGAGATTAATCAGCTGCCGCTTAAGTATCGGTCGGCCATTATTCTTAAATACATGGAGGATCTCTCACTTAAAGAAATTAGTGAAATCCTTGATATGCCCATCTCAACCGTAAAAACGAGAATTCATCGTGGGCGAGAGGCACTTAGAAAACGAATGAGGAATGTATAA
- a CDS encoding anti-sigma factor family protein, with protein sequence MSCESHVQGLIHKYLDGDATEAEKKELYLHVETCEECDLHLRELKKVIAFTQSASHIEAPANFTDQVMAKLPAKKQSFKWKSHIKKHPILVAAAIFFLLMSASFFTSWSGNSEKVTVSGSGNIQINKETGVVTIPEGETIEGDLTVRNGQLVVEGNIRGDVLLVNSKPYYASTGEVAGEIEEVNQALEWVWYNTKHFFSEVVSVFDKDE encoded by the coding sequence ATGTCGTGCGAGTCACATGTACAAGGCTTAATTCATAAATATTTAGATGGAGACGCAACGGAAGCAGAGAAGAAAGAACTCTATCTGCATGTTGAGACCTGTGAAGAATGTGATTTGCATCTTCGTGAGCTAAAGAAAGTTATTGCGTTCACACAAAGCGCATCTCATATAGAAGCTCCTGCTAACTTTACAGATCAGGTTATGGCAAAACTGCCAGCTAAAAAGCAATCATTCAAATGGAAAAGTCATATAAAAAAGCATCCTATTCTGGTTGCTGCTGCTATATTCTTTTTATTAATGTCAGCATCTTTTTTCACATCTTGGTCAGGTAACTCAGAAAAAGTAACCGTTTCTGGATCAGGGAATATTCAAATTAACAAAGAGACCGGTGTTGTGACGATACCAGAGGGTGAAACAATTGAAGGAGATTTGACCGTTCGTAATGGTCAGCTTGTGGTAGAAGGTAATATTAGAGGGGATGTTCTTCTTGTGAATAGCAAACCTTATTATGCATCTACCGGGGAAGTAGCTGGTGAAATTGAGGAAGTGAACCAAGCGCTAGAATGGGTTTGGTATAATACAAAACATTTCTTCAGCGAAGTAGTATCGGTTTTTGATAAAGATGAATAA
- the glmM gene encoding phosphoglucosamine mutase — protein sequence MGTYFGTDGVRGVANTELTPELAFKLGRIGGHVLTQHSEGQPRVLIGRDTRISGEMLESALVAGLLSIGAEVMRLGVISTPGVAYLTKNISADAGVMISASHNPVPDNGIKFFGPDGFKLKDEQEAEIEALLDAEEDTLPRPTGGALGQTNDYFEGGHKYIQFLKQTVEEDFTGIHVALDCANGAASTLARHIFADLDADISAMGSTPNGVNINEDCGSTHPEKLAAFLQEKEADIGLAFDGDADRLIAVDENGQIVDGDKIMYICAKYFKEHGRLNNSTVVTTVMSNLGFYKALEEAGIDTKQTSVGDRYVMEEMRKGSFNLGGEQSGHIIFLDYITTGDGILSALQLVNIMKMTGKKLSELAEPMQVFPQQLVNIRVTDKHAVEDNALVKAAIEKVEEEMNGNGRVLVRPSGTEPLVRVMVEAETEEKCNQFVEDIAAVVRAEMGLAE from the coding sequence ATGGGAACATATTTTGGAACGGACGGTGTCAGGGGAGTAGCCAATACAGAGCTTACTCCCGAACTGGCCTTTAAATTAGGAAGAATAGGCGGGCATGTCTTAACGCAACACAGCGAAGGGCAACCACGTGTATTGATTGGTAGAGATACAAGAATCTCAGGGGAAATGCTCGAAAGTGCCTTAGTGGCCGGACTTCTTTCTATCGGAGCAGAAGTTATGCGACTCGGTGTAATTTCGACGCCAGGAGTAGCTTATTTAACAAAAAATATTAGTGCGGACGCAGGCGTTATGATTTCCGCTTCACATAATCCAGTACCAGACAACGGAATCAAATTCTTTGGACCGGACGGATTTAAGTTAAAGGATGAGCAAGAAGCCGAGATTGAAGCTTTACTTGATGCAGAAGAGGATACTCTTCCTCGCCCAACAGGTGGAGCACTTGGTCAAACGAATGACTATTTTGAGGGTGGACATAAATACATTCAATTCCTTAAGCAGACAGTAGAGGAAGACTTCACAGGAATTCATGTGGCGCTTGATTGTGCAAATGGAGCGGCATCTACTTTGGCGCGCCATATATTTGCTGACTTAGATGCAGATATCTCAGCCATGGGAAGCACACCAAACGGAGTCAACATCAACGAGGACTGTGGATCCACTCATCCAGAAAAGCTGGCTGCATTTTTACAAGAAAAAGAAGCAGATATCGGCTTAGCCTTTGATGGTGATGCAGACCGTTTAATCGCAGTGGATGAAAACGGACAAATCGTTGATGGCGATAAAATCATGTATATCTGTGCGAAGTATTTCAAAGAACACGGACGCTTAAATAACAGCACCGTTGTCACCACAGTCATGAGTAACCTAGGCTTTTACAAAGCCCTTGAAGAAGCAGGCATTGATACCAAACAAACAAGTGTCGGTGACCGATACGTTATGGAAGAAATGCGCAAAGGTAGCTTTAACCTAGGTGGAGAGCAATCTGGACACATCATTTTCCTTGATTACATCACAACAGGAGACGGAATTTTATCTGCCCTGCAATTGGTAAACATCATGAAAATGACCGGCAAAAAACTATCCGAGCTAGCAGAACCAATGCAAGTATTCCCACAGCAACTGGTTAACATTCGTGTAACCGATAAGCATGCTGTAGAAGACAATGCATTAGTAAAAGCAGCGATCGAAAAAGTAGAAGAAGAAATGAACGGCAACGGACGTGTACTCGTGCGCCCATCCGGAACCGAACCACTTGTACGCGTGATGGTCGAAGCGGAAACCGAAGAAAAATGTAACCAATTTGTAGAAGACATCGCAGCCGTAGTACGTGCTGAGATGGGATTAGCAGAATAA
- a CDS encoding YjcZ family sporulation protein, producing the protein MGFFGGGNYGGADYGCGGGYGYGQQQGPVGGYSGGCGNGFALIVVLFILLVIIGASYCK; encoded by the coding sequence ATGGGCTTCTTCGGTGGTGGTAACTACGGTGGTGCTGACTACGGTTGTGGCGGTGGCTACGGTTACGGTCAACAACAAGGACCAGTAGGAGGTTATAGCGGCGGTTGTGGCAATGGTTTTGCTTTAATCGTTGTTCTATTCATTCTACTTGTAATCATTGGTGCTTCTTACTGCAAATAA
- a CDS encoding DUF421 domain-containing protein — protein sequence MEDIFLALLRTGLVFIMILFFFRLTGKKDIGEISVLDIVITLLIVDIAVIMIEDTNMPVMKGLAPVLLLFAIQYTFSRISLKNQKFRDVVDGRPVLIIREGKLQQENMKKQSYNLDDVLLQLRTKDVFDIREVEYALLETSGALSVYKKGDQYPFTLPFILDGAVQEEHLSILGKTSDWLKKELENRGYSHFDQVFYCGFTTEKHLYIEPKTHLEK from the coding sequence ATGGAAGATATTTTTCTCGCATTACTTCGCACGGGGCTTGTTTTTATCATGATTCTGTTTTTCTTTCGTTTAACCGGGAAAAAAGATATTGGAGAGATCAGTGTCCTTGATATTGTTATCACTCTTTTAATTGTCGATATTGCCGTTATCATGATTGAAGATACAAACATGCCTGTCATGAAAGGTCTTGCTCCGGTACTTTTGTTATTTGCTATTCAATATACATTTTCCCGAATTTCTTTAAAAAATCAGAAGTTCCGAGATGTGGTGGATGGACGGCCTGTACTTATTATACGGGAGGGTAAGCTGCAGCAAGAGAATATGAAGAAGCAATCTTACAATCTTGATGATGTTTTACTTCAGTTGCGAACAAAAGATGTTTTTGATATTCGTGAAGTAGAATACGCCTTGTTAGAGACTTCGGGGGCATTATCCGTATACAAAAAAGGGGATCAATACCCCTTTACACTGCCATTTATCTTAGATGGTGCGGTTCAGGAGGAGCATCTAAGTATTTTGGGTAAAACCTCCGATTGGTTAAAAAAAGAACTAGAGAACAGAGGATATTCGCATTTTGATCAGGTGTTTTATTGTGGCTTTACTACAGAGAAGCATTTGTATATTGAACCTAAGACCCATTTGGAGAAATAA
- a CDS encoding D-alanyl-D-alanine carboxypeptidase family protein, with the protein MIKRLMTIGCFGLGLLLFLTPNLQADNGPTLLFDLNKDKNLIESEINKAVPVASISKMMTEYLVLEELEAGTIAWEDTVHISEAASSKEGARIDISEGDVVSVRDLYMAMLLPSANNATTALAEYIAGSEIAFTDRMNKKAQALGLTNTSFVNPTGLTEIDKGSNQMSAQDVALLAKALINDFPKVLQDTSRSSYTLAYSNERVHTTNNMLTKPTLAFDGLDGLKTGYTDEAGYCFVGTAERDGKRYISVVLGTSHYDSRFMKTQKLFSHAFNQRYVPSLEASIVKWRDVGIALWNESKNDMIGVYETD; encoded by the coding sequence ATGATTAAAAGATTGATGACGATAGGTTGTTTTGGGTTAGGGCTATTACTATTTTTAACACCTAATCTTCAAGCTGATAATGGACCGACATTACTGTTCGATCTGAATAAGGATAAGAATCTTATTGAATCAGAGATTAACAAGGCTGTACCTGTTGCGAGTATTTCGAAAATGATGACAGAGTATCTTGTTCTGGAAGAGCTAGAAGCTGGCACGATTGCATGGGAAGATACCGTTCATATAAGTGAGGCAGCAAGTAGCAAAGAGGGTGCAAGAATTGATATTTCGGAAGGGGATGTTGTTTCAGTCCGTGATTTGTATATGGCTATGCTCTTACCCTCTGCAAATAACGCAACAACTGCGTTAGCTGAGTATATTGCTGGTAGTGAAATAGCTTTTACTGATCGAATGAACAAAAAGGCACAGGCACTTGGCTTAACAAATACAAGCTTTGTAAATCCAACCGGGCTTACAGAGATAGATAAAGGAAGTAATCAAATGAGCGCACAGGATGTTGCGCTGTTAGCAAAAGCCTTAATAAATGATTTTCCTAAAGTTCTTCAGGATACATCTAGATCTTCGTATACGCTTGCTTATTCAAATGAACGTGTTCATACAACTAATAATATGTTAACGAAACCTACACTGGCTTTTGATGGACTTGATGGATTAAAGACAGGTTACACAGATGAAGCCGGGTATTGTTTTGTGGGAACGGCAGAAAGGGATGGAAAACGGTATATATCTGTTGTGTTAGGGACTTCACATTACGACTCGCGTTTTATGAAAACTCAGAAGTTGTTTTCACACGCGTTTAATCAGCGGTACGTTCCTTCATTAGAGGCTTCTATTGTAAAGTGGAGAGACGTTGGAATAGCGCTATGGAATGAATCCAAAAATGATATGATAGGGGTGTATGAAACGGATTGA
- a CDS encoding aspartyl-phosphate phosphatase Spo0E family protein: MTSKTTHTLLKNIERVRHDLNVMALTIDLSSPDIISRSQELDHLLNEYKSIAG, from the coding sequence ATGACTTCCAAGACAACACACACGCTCTTAAAAAATATAGAAAGAGTTCGCCATGACCTAAATGTAATGGCACTCACAATAGACCTCAGCTCTCCTGATATTATTAGCAGAAGCCAAGAGCTAGATCATTTACTTAATGAATACAAATCCATCGCAGGTTGA
- the cdaA gene encoding diadenylate cyclase CdaA, which yields MQAMLPFDLPFENVGWLSYFGQIIDILLVTYVIYKLIMIIRGTRAVQLVKGITVILIVWFISGFFGLRTLEFIMSQTLTYGLLAIIIIFQPELRRGLEQLGRGRFFASRTTPKNEPVQKSIDAIIKSCTYMGKRRIGALISIERETGLSDYAETGISMNADLTSELLINIFIPNTPLHDGAVILKDQTILASGCYLPLSENPFISKELGTRHRAALGVSEVTDCITIIVSEETGNISVTKNADLHRDLSEEQLREILEKEMLSDDKASTQSRFKWGGKKNG from the coding sequence ATGCAGGCTATGCTTCCGTTTGATTTGCCATTTGAAAATGTCGGATGGCTGAGTTACTTCGGCCAAATTATTGATATATTGCTTGTGACGTATGTGATCTACAAGCTGATTATGATTATAAGAGGGACCCGAGCGGTTCAGTTAGTAAAAGGAATTACGGTTATTTTGATTGTATGGTTTATTAGTGGGTTCTTTGGGCTAAGGACACTTGAGTTTATTATGTCGCAAACGCTCACCTATGGACTGCTCGCGATTATTATCATCTTCCAGCCAGAGTTGAGAAGAGGACTTGAGCAGCTTGGTAGAGGTCGTTTTTTTGCTAGTCGAACAACGCCTAAAAATGAGCCAGTACAGAAATCAATAGATGCCATCATTAAATCATGTACATACATGGGTAAAAGACGGATCGGCGCTCTGATCTCCATTGAGAGGGAAACCGGTTTAAGTGATTATGCAGAAACGGGAATTTCGATGAATGCAGATCTTACGTCTGAGCTTCTCATCAATATTTTTATACCCAATACACCACTTCACGACGGAGCTGTTATCTTAAAGGACCAAACGATTCTGGCTTCTGGCTGTTACTTGCCTTTGTCTGAAAATCCATTCATTTCAAAGGAATTAGGGACAAGGCACCGTGCTGCCCTTGGGGTAAGTGAAGTGACAGACTGTATTACCATTATTGTCTCTGAGGAAACAGGGAATATTTCTGTGACAAAAAATGCGGATCTTCACCGTGATTTGTCGGAGGAGCAGCTACGTGAAATTTTAGAAAAAGAAATGCTCTCTGATGACAAGGCATCAACTCAATCACGCTTTAAGTGGGGAGGTAAGAAAAATGGATAG
- a CDS encoding copper resistance CopC family protein, which translates to MLIKEVKLKVALVMVMAGLLIGFVPTNAFAHSQLESSTPEDGQTIQEQTDTIELQFSAGIESASTLTLTNEAGEELPVEVNTNGSSLEAKTEEPLANGVYEVAYNILSEDTHPVEGTFSFTVNAEEAEEPEAEAEPETEEPADEENQEEPVEAPDNQVDTEQESSGFSFIWIAVIIVVIGLVAGAVSRTRNRK; encoded by the coding sequence ATGTTGATAAAAGAAGTAAAACTAAAAGTGGCCCTGGTCATGGTGATGGCAGGCCTACTCATAGGATTTGTTCCAACAAACGCCTTTGCCCATTCGCAGTTAGAGAGCTCAACACCAGAGGACGGTCAAACAATACAAGAACAAACAGACACGATTGAATTGCAATTTAGTGCAGGCATCGAATCTGCTAGTACACTAACGCTAACAAACGAGGCCGGAGAAGAACTCCCTGTTGAGGTTAACACAAACGGATCTTCCCTAGAGGCTAAAACAGAAGAGCCGCTTGCAAATGGGGTCTACGAAGTGGCTTATAATATTCTCAGTGAAGACACACATCCAGTTGAAGGCACATTTTCTTTTACTGTGAATGCAGAAGAAGCAGAGGAACCAGAAGCTGAAGCTGAACCAGAAACAGAAGAGCCTGCGGATGAAGAAAACCAAGAAGAGCCAGTCGAAGCGCCAGACAATCAGGTTGATACAGAACAAGAGTCATCCGGATTTAGTTTTATCTGGATTGCCGTCATTATTGTCGTCATCGGCTTAGTTGCAGGTGCCGTTAGTCGTACTAGAAATAGAAAATAA
- a CDS encoding D-alanine--D-alanine ligase family protein: MERRTIAILFGGVSTEHEVSLQSAAAVIESIPAAKYHVIKIGITKNGRWYKFDGISQQIKDKSWEKSPFLRRVVISPDHQKPGLIVLDEAEHTYLHIDCYFPVLHGKNGEDGTIQGLFDISNVPYVGCGTLSSALCMDKVFAQQIVKSVGLRTTEFIFFHQHQYCSLDVEAWAKEKVGYPIFVKPANSGSSYGITKASNDLELRAAIERAFIFDEKVLCEGAIKGMEVGCAVYGNESPETGLIGEIEPSKEFLDFDDKYLLGEIKQYVPARQEQHVLNKVQELGIQIYQLLGCKGLARVDFFVQGDGAIIFNEINTMPGFTTSSRYPKMIEASGISYSELLDELIELAIRRGEAS, encoded by the coding sequence ATGGAAAGAAGAACAATAGCCATCCTTTTTGGTGGAGTATCAACGGAGCACGAGGTGTCTCTGCAGTCTGCGGCAGCCGTAATTGAATCGATCCCTGCAGCAAAATATCATGTAATAAAAATTGGTATCACTAAAAATGGTAGGTGGTATAAATTTGACGGGATTAGCCAACAAATTAAAGATAAATCTTGGGAGAAAAGCCCGTTTTTAAGAAGAGTTGTGATTAGTCCAGATCATCAAAAGCCAGGATTAATAGTCTTAGATGAGGCGGAACATACCTATCTGCACATTGATTGTTACTTTCCTGTTCTTCATGGGAAAAATGGTGAGGATGGAACCATACAAGGTTTATTTGATATATCAAATGTTCCATACGTTGGCTGCGGAACTCTAAGCTCTGCTCTTTGCATGGACAAGGTATTTGCTCAGCAAATAGTGAAAAGCGTAGGTTTGCGCACTACTGAATTTATTTTCTTTCATCAGCATCAATACTGTTCTCTAGATGTAGAGGCATGGGCAAAGGAAAAGGTTGGGTACCCGATATTTGTTAAACCAGCGAATTCAGGGTCATCGTATGGAATTACAAAAGCATCGAATGACTTGGAGTTACGTGCTGCAATAGAACGAGCTTTTATCTTTGATGAGAAGGTTCTTTGTGAGGGAGCCATAAAAGGAATGGAAGTCGGGTGCGCAGTATATGGTAACGAGTCTCCTGAAACTGGACTGATTGGAGAAATTGAGCCTAGTAAGGAGTTTCTTGATTTTGACGATAAATATCTTTTAGGTGAGATAAAACAATATGTACCTGCAAGACAAGAGCAACATGTGCTGAATAAGGTGCAAGAACTAGGCATTCAAATCTATCAATTATTAGGTTGTAAAGGATTAGCGAGAGTTGATTTCTTTGTTCAAGGCGATGGGGCAATCATTTTTAATGAAATTAATACGATGCCTGGTTTTACGACTTCTAGCAGATATCCAAAAATGATAGAAGCATCTGGCATCTCATATTCTGAATTACTTGATGAATTAATAGAGCTTGCTATTCGCAGGGGTGAAGCATCTTGA